Proteins co-encoded in one Opitutus terrae PB90-1 genomic window:
- a CDS encoding sigma-54-dependent transcriptional regulator, translating to MDFLVVDDDQIFREATCLLIEEEGHFAASASNGDVALERVREDKFDAVLLDLHLGRHNGLTLIPQLLKVRPNLPIVMFSAQGTVKTAVQALHQGAVDFLEKPFTRDQFHAVLARLRRLSEMGQKIERLEQEVKEVQSQSPEPLIDFETPVMRAVMDVLQRAAKSNASVLILGESGTGKSVAARALHAQSNLADRPFVTVSCPALSKELLESQLFGHVRGAFTGAMRDHWGKVKAAEGGTLFLDEIGDLPLEIQPKLLRLLQEKEYERLGETITRRSDVRIVAATNRDLKKRVAEGAFREDLYYRLNVITVEMPPLRARPKDVLRFAEHYVRHCATQFGRTVDGLTDEAAECIRRYSWPGNLRELRNTIERAVILTHEKKITAADLPIEIRLNESAPGALLDAPLQTGAMVSLATLEEQHIRRVLEVTSSMNEAAEILGIDQATLYRKRKKMGIK from the coding sequence ATGGATTTCCTCGTAGTCGACGACGATCAGATCTTCCGCGAAGCCACCTGCCTCTTGATCGAGGAGGAGGGCCACTTCGCCGCGAGCGCGTCCAACGGCGACGTGGCGCTGGAGCGCGTGCGCGAGGACAAGTTCGACGCGGTGCTGCTCGACCTGCACCTCGGTCGGCACAACGGACTCACGCTGATCCCGCAGCTGCTGAAGGTGCGGCCGAACCTGCCGATCGTGATGTTCTCCGCGCAGGGCACGGTGAAGACCGCCGTGCAGGCGCTGCACCAGGGCGCGGTGGATTTTTTGGAGAAGCCGTTTACGCGCGATCAATTTCACGCGGTGCTCGCCCGCTTGCGGCGGCTCAGCGAGATGGGCCAGAAGATCGAGCGGCTCGAGCAGGAGGTGAAGGAAGTCCAATCGCAGAGCCCGGAGCCGCTGATCGATTTCGAGACGCCGGTGATGCGGGCGGTGATGGACGTGCTGCAGCGCGCAGCCAAGAGCAACGCCTCGGTGCTGATTCTTGGGGAGAGCGGCACCGGCAAGAGCGTGGCGGCCCGCGCGCTGCACGCGCAGAGTAATCTGGCGGACAGGCCGTTCGTGACCGTGAGCTGTCCCGCGCTCTCGAAGGAGTTGCTCGAAAGCCAGCTGTTCGGCCACGTGCGCGGGGCGTTCACCGGGGCGATGCGCGATCACTGGGGCAAGGTGAAGGCGGCCGAGGGTGGCACGCTGTTCCTCGACGAAATCGGCGACCTGCCGCTGGAGATTCAACCCAAGCTGCTGCGGCTCCTGCAGGAGAAGGAATACGAGCGGCTGGGGGAGACGATCACGCGGCGTTCCGACGTGCGCATCGTCGCCGCCACCAACCGTGATTTGAAGAAGCGCGTGGCCGAGGGCGCGTTTCGCGAGGATCTCTATTACCGGCTCAACGTGATCACGGTCGAGATGCCGCCGCTGCGCGCGCGGCCGAAGGACGTGCTGCGCTTCGCCGAGCATTACGTGCGGCATTGCGCGACCCAGTTTGGGCGAACCGTCGATGGCTTGACGGACGAAGCGGCGGAATGCATCCGCCGCTACAGCTGGCCGGGCAACCTCCGCGAACTGCGCAACACGATCGAGCGCGCGGTCATCCTGACGCACGAAAAGAAAATCACCGCCGCCGATCTGCCGATCGAGATTCGCCTGAACGAGTCGGCGCCCGGCGCGTTGCTCGACGCCCCGCTGCAGACCGGCGCGATGGTTTCGCTGGCGACCCTCGAGGAGCAGCACATTCGCCGCGTGCTCGAGGTCACGTCGAGCATGAATGAAGCGGCGGAGATTCTAGGCATCGATCAGGCCACGCTCTACCGAAAAAGGAAGAAGATGGGGATCAAGTAG
- a CDS encoding MFS transporter: MEPAVASSPHPWRWIPTLYFAQGIPYVAVMTLSVVLYKNLHVSNADIALYTSWLYLPWVIKPLWSPVVELYRTKRFWIVALQLAMAAALALVALVLPGSFFFVGTLAVFWLLAFSSATHDIAADGFYLLALAPHQQAAFVGVRSTFYRLAMIAGQGGLVWLAGVWQDRTGNPALAWSWVFALAAGFFVVVAIHHGVFLPRPERATTAATPTRSSFGTDYLEVFAAFFRKKGIVPILAFLLLYRFAEAQLLKLVPPFLLDARSVGGLGLSTQHVGLIYGTIGVIALTAGGLVGGAVIARFGLKRLLWPMLLSMYTPNLVFIFLALAQPTNLAVVGGALAVEQFGYGFGFTAYMVYMMMVADGEHRTAHYALCTGFMALGMMLPGMGAGWLQEKLGYVNFFIWVCIATIPSFLATAAIKVDSAFGRKTSA; this comes from the coding sequence ATGGAACCCGCCGTCGCCTCTTCGCCGCATCCCTGGCGCTGGATCCCCACGCTCTATTTCGCGCAGGGGATTCCGTACGTGGCGGTGATGACGCTGTCGGTGGTGCTCTACAAAAACCTGCACGTCTCCAACGCTGACATCGCGCTCTACACCAGCTGGCTCTACCTGCCGTGGGTCATCAAGCCGCTCTGGTCGCCCGTGGTCGAACTCTACCGGACGAAGCGGTTCTGGATCGTCGCGCTGCAACTGGCGATGGCCGCGGCGCTGGCGCTCGTCGCCCTGGTCCTGCCTGGCTCCTTCTTTTTCGTCGGAACGCTCGCGGTTTTCTGGCTGCTCGCCTTCAGCTCGGCCACGCACGACATCGCGGCGGACGGATTTTATCTGCTCGCGCTTGCTCCCCACCAGCAGGCGGCGTTCGTCGGCGTGCGCAGCACGTTCTATCGACTCGCGATGATCGCCGGCCAAGGCGGCCTCGTCTGGCTGGCGGGCGTCTGGCAGGATCGCACCGGGAATCCGGCGTTGGCGTGGTCCTGGGTCTTCGCGCTCGCCGCGGGTTTCTTCGTGGTCGTGGCGATTCATCATGGAGTGTTTCTGCCTCGGCCGGAGCGCGCGACCACCGCGGCCACTCCCACGCGCTCCTCGTTCGGCACAGATTACCTCGAGGTGTTCGCCGCTTTTTTCCGGAAAAAAGGAATCGTTCCTATCCTGGCATTTCTGCTCCTCTACCGGTTCGCCGAAGCGCAGCTGCTCAAGCTCGTGCCGCCGTTCCTGCTCGACGCGCGCAGCGTCGGCGGCTTGGGACTGAGCACGCAACACGTGGGATTGATCTATGGCACAATCGGCGTGATTGCGCTGACGGCGGGTGGACTCGTCGGCGGAGCGGTGATCGCGCGGTTCGGATTGAAGCGGCTGCTCTGGCCGATGCTGTTGTCGATGTATACGCCGAATCTCGTGTTCATCTTCCTCGCGCTCGCCCAGCCGACGAATCTCGCTGTCGTCGGCGGCGCGCTCGCGGTCGAGCAGTTCGGCTACGGGTTCGGGTTCACCGCCTACATGGTTTACATGATGATGGTCGCCGACGGGGAGCATCGGACGGCGCACTACGCGCTCTGCACCGGCTTCATGGCGTTGGGCATGATGCTGCCGGGGATGGGCGCCGGGTGGCTGCAGGAAAAACTCGGCTACGTGAATTTCTTTATCTGGGTCTGCATCGCGACGATCCCGTCGTTCCTCGCGACGGCGGCGATCAAGGTCGATTCCGCCTTCGGCCGAAAAACTTCGGCGTAG
- a CDS encoding ATP-binding protein yields MSFRMRLLNPRIYTYLVTIWLALSFGGIVLGVLVWLNLSHSFEASVESAQFRRSLRQVFSALQDAETGERGFLLSGDEAYLQPFERAENELPERFDTLAGTVMDQPRLREDLLVLKGLAELKLSSLRRAIAERRKATFTNGFNRAREEEGMVLMQKIRSTIDRMDQHPEDIAAASGEATRYQLKRALLATLLAGGFGLGAGIIALYLSRIALRKEQNERLLAEQAIRAESAAREKNAFLANMSHEIRTPMNAILGFSDLLATELPADSKARQRVRAIRESATSLLQLINDILDLSKIDAGVVELHPEPTDLRELSDFMHTVFAQQAARKTLVLECEIDPALPHALMLDRSRLRQIVVNLIGNAIKFTEHGTVKLGIRWAHHPANRGSGTLEIEVADTGVGIPPEKQREIFQPFVQVDPQRAGEKQGSGLGLSIVERITQRMGGTVTLQSEVGRGTRFRLIFPDVTISLRLPENARADLVEDVDFNEFEPAEFLVVDDNESNRELVAGYFENTEHRLRFAVNGREALDLVRQHRPDIVLMDIRMPEMDGHTALAELRKMPGTELLPVIAVTASSMMDDEQVLRGYFAGYVRKPFTRQALFQELAAFLPRHTRGLVSLRPPAPAATEPAGATPCSRIVLDGPALTAALRELEAGAWREVSESGAISAVKEFAHRVHELGRAHDRRELRDYGAALQRDAEEYAILRMENRLKDFPALIHSLATTGGVAATPNSPTGSNPSA; encoded by the coding sequence GTGTCTTTTCGCATGCGCCTGCTCAATCCCCGGATCTATACCTACCTGGTAACCATCTGGCTGGCGCTTTCGTTCGGCGGCATCGTCCTTGGCGTGCTGGTTTGGTTGAACCTCAGCCACAGCTTCGAAGCCTCGGTCGAGTCCGCGCAGTTCCGGCGTTCGCTGCGGCAGGTCTTCTCAGCCTTGCAAGATGCGGAAACCGGCGAGCGCGGTTTCCTGCTGAGCGGCGACGAAGCATATCTCCAACCGTTCGAGCGCGCGGAAAACGAGCTGCCGGAGCGCTTCGACACGCTGGCGGGAACCGTCATGGACCAGCCGCGGCTGCGCGAGGACCTGCTGGTGCTGAAGGGGCTCGCCGAGCTGAAACTCTCGTCGCTGCGCCGCGCGATCGCCGAACGGCGGAAGGCGACGTTCACGAACGGCTTCAACCGCGCGCGTGAGGAAGAGGGCATGGTGCTCATGCAAAAGATCCGGAGCACCATCGATCGGATGGACCAGCATCCGGAAGACATCGCGGCTGCGTCCGGGGAAGCCACGCGTTATCAACTCAAGCGGGCGCTGCTCGCCACCCTGCTGGCCGGCGGCTTCGGGTTGGGCGCGGGGATCATCGCGCTGTATCTCTCGCGCATCGCGCTGCGCAAGGAACAGAACGAGCGGCTGCTCGCCGAGCAGGCGATCCGGGCGGAGAGCGCCGCGCGCGAGAAAAACGCGTTCCTGGCGAACATGAGCCACGAGATTCGTACGCCGATGAACGCGATCCTCGGGTTCAGCGATCTGCTGGCCACCGAATTGCCCGCGGACAGCAAGGCGCGGCAGCGGGTGCGCGCGATCCGCGAGAGTGCGACGTCGCTGCTGCAGCTCATCAACGACATTCTCGACCTGTCGAAGATCGACGCCGGCGTGGTGGAGCTGCATCCCGAGCCGACCGATCTGCGCGAACTCAGCGATTTCATGCACACGGTCTTCGCGCAGCAGGCCGCGCGAAAAACGCTCGTGCTGGAATGCGAGATCGATCCCGCCCTGCCGCACGCCCTGATGCTCGACCGCTCAAGGCTGCGGCAGATCGTGGTCAACCTCATCGGCAATGCGATCAAGTTTACCGAGCACGGCACGGTGAAGCTCGGCATCCGCTGGGCGCATCACCCGGCCAATCGCGGCAGCGGCACGCTGGAGATTGAGGTGGCGGATACAGGCGTGGGCATCCCGCCCGAAAAGCAGCGCGAGATCTTCCAGCCTTTCGTCCAGGTCGATCCGCAGCGCGCGGGCGAGAAACAGGGTTCCGGGCTCGGGCTTAGCATCGTCGAACGCATCACGCAACGCATGGGCGGCACGGTGACACTGCAGAGCGAGGTGGGCCGCGGCACGCGTTTCCGGCTGATCTTCCCCGACGTGACCATCTCGCTCCGGTTACCGGAAAACGCCCGCGCGGACCTCGTCGAGGACGTCGACTTCAACGAGTTCGAGCCGGCCGAGTTCCTGGTCGTTGACGACAACGAGTCGAACCGCGAGCTGGTCGCCGGATATTTCGAAAACACCGAGCACCGGCTGCGCTTCGCCGTGAACGGCCGCGAAGCGCTCGACTTGGTCCGGCAACACCGGCCCGACATCGTACTCATGGATATCCGGATGCCCGAGATGGATGGCCACACCGCGCTGGCCGAGTTGCGAAAAATGCCGGGGACGGAACTCTTGCCCGTGATTGCTGTGACCGCATCGAGCATGATGGATGACGAACAAGTGTTGCGCGGCTATTTCGCCGGCTATGTCCGCAAGCCCTTCACCCGGCAGGCGTTGTTCCAGGAACTGGCTGCGTTCCTGCCCCGGCACACGCGCGGGCTCGTCAGTTTGCGGCCGCCCGCACCGGCTGCAACGGAGCCCGCCGGCGCCACGCCGTGCAGCCGGATCGTCCTGGACGGTCCGGCGCTGACGGCGGCGTTGCGCGAGCTCGAAGCCGGTGCGTGGCGGGAGGTTTCCGAGAGCGGCGCCATCAGCGCGGTGAAGGAGTTCGCGCATCGCGTGCACGAGCTCGGCCGCGCGCACGATCGCCGCGAGCTGCGCGACTACGGCGCGGCGTTGCAGCGGGATGCAGAGGAATACGCGATCTTGCGAATGGAGAATCGTCTGAAAGACTTCCCGGCGCTTATCCACTCGCTCGCCACGACGGGTGGAGTCGCCGCAACCCCCAATTCGCCGACCGGCTCCAATCCATCCGCGTGA
- a CDS encoding N-acetylmuramoyl-L-alanine amidase, whose amino-acid sequence MASRWKFLGKGLRLGAIALGVVGWLAGCASVRDRTAAVADDAMVIAGQRVHTGTRVVTWLEPSGYNAYSNRGASGRRDASRLAATMQKRIARRGWDRRALREAVDQLVVHYDACGLSSVCFDVLQQRGLSVHFLIDIDGTVYQTMDLREKAGHATVANDRSIGIELANIGAYPPREAGPLAEWYRVASGGGAQIVVPARTKEPRVRTPGFIGRPARSEPIRGVIQGRELVQYDFTPQQYAALIRLTAALCREFPRLRCEVPRRADGAVLAEKLPDAELARYRGILGHWHVQENKVDPGPAFEWARFLADVRQARR is encoded by the coding sequence ATGGCTTCTCGCTGGAAATTTCTCGGTAAGGGCCTGCGGCTCGGCGCCATCGCTCTCGGGGTCGTCGGATGGCTCGCAGGCTGTGCCTCCGTGCGGGACCGCACCGCCGCGGTCGCAGACGACGCAATGGTGATCGCAGGGCAGCGGGTTCATACCGGCACGCGAGTCGTCACCTGGCTCGAGCCGAGTGGTTACAACGCGTATTCGAATCGGGGTGCGTCGGGCCGACGTGACGCGAGCAGGCTTGCAGCGACGATGCAGAAGCGCATCGCGCGGCGCGGCTGGGACCGGCGGGCGTTGCGTGAAGCGGTGGACCAGCTCGTGGTGCACTACGATGCGTGCGGCTTGAGCAGTGTTTGCTTCGACGTGCTGCAGCAGCGCGGACTGAGCGTGCACTTCCTGATCGATATCGACGGGACCGTTTATCAAACGATGGATCTGCGAGAAAAAGCCGGACACGCCACCGTCGCGAACGACCGTTCGATCGGCATCGAGCTGGCGAACATCGGCGCCTATCCGCCGCGCGAGGCGGGACCGCTGGCGGAGTGGTATCGCGTCGCCTCCGGCGGCGGAGCGCAAATCGTCGTGCCGGCGCGGACCAAGGAGCCGCGCGTTCGAACGCCGGGCTTCATCGGCCGACCCGCTCGATCGGAGCCGATCCGCGGAGTGATCCAAGGCCGGGAACTCGTCCAATACGATTTCACCCCGCAGCAATATGCTGCGTTGATTCGGCTGACGGCGGCGCTGTGCCGCGAATTTCCCCGGCTCCGCTGCGAAGTGCCCCGTCGCGCCGATGGCGCGGTGCTGGCGGAAAAGCTGCCGGATGCCGAGCTGGCGCGCTATCGCGGGATCCTCGGCCACTGGCACGTGCAAGAAAACAAGGTCGATCCCGGCCCGGCGTTCGAGTGGGCGCGTTTCCTCGCCGACGTGCGTCAGGCGCGACGTTGA
- the ilvA gene encoding threonine ammonia-lyase produces MPVTLTDIRAAQRRIADGVIVSPCPESIPLSEITGARIVCKLDNFQRTGSFKERGARNALKLLSPTARQRGVVAASAGNHALGLAYHGRLLGIPVTVVMPDYAPLIKVTTCQRLGARVLIRGVDFAEARAAADDLVVQEGLTYIHGFDAPAIIAGQGTIGLEILRQVPDVEAILCPVGGGGLIAGLATAVKSLRPRVKIVGVESVSTRNLSAALKAGKPTLQPRQHTLADGLATLTVGAEAFALARDRVDEVVQVKEEWIALAILRMIELEKTVVEGAGAVPLAAMMAGLLPKLRGRKVALVVGGGNIDPAVLSRVIEIGLVHDGRLTRFAAVISDRPGGLAELSRVIASAGASIKDIAHDRAFSGPDVSAVRAVCTVETRDRAHITTLHRALRKHGFSLEISR; encoded by the coding sequence ATGCCTGTTACCCTGACCGATATTCGCGCGGCGCAGCGGCGGATTGCGGACGGCGTGATTGTTTCGCCGTGCCCGGAATCGATTCCGCTCTCCGAGATCACCGGCGCGCGCATCGTCTGCAAACTCGACAACTTCCAGCGCACCGGCTCGTTCAAGGAACGCGGCGCGCGCAATGCGCTGAAGCTGCTCTCGCCGACCGCCCGGCAGCGCGGCGTGGTCGCGGCCAGCGCGGGCAATCACGCGCTCGGGCTCGCCTACCACGGTCGGCTGCTCGGAATTCCTGTGACGGTGGTGATGCCGGACTACGCGCCATTGATCAAGGTCACCACCTGCCAGCGACTCGGGGCCCGCGTGTTGATTCGCGGCGTGGATTTCGCGGAGGCGCGCGCTGCGGCCGACGACCTCGTCGTCCAGGAGGGCCTGACGTATATCCACGGTTTCGATGCTCCGGCGATCATCGCCGGCCAGGGCACGATCGGACTCGAGATCCTGCGGCAGGTGCCCGACGTGGAGGCAATTTTGTGTCCGGTGGGCGGAGGCGGGTTGATCGCGGGGCTGGCGACCGCGGTGAAATCGCTCCGGCCGCGCGTGAAGATCGTCGGCGTCGAGAGCGTCTCAACCCGCAATCTGAGCGCGGCGCTCAAGGCGGGCAAGCCCACGCTCCAGCCGCGGCAGCACACGCTCGCCGACGGTTTGGCCACGCTCACGGTCGGAGCCGAAGCCTTCGCCCTCGCGCGTGACCGGGTCGACGAAGTGGTGCAGGTCAAGGAAGAGTGGATCGCGCTCGCGATCCTGCGGATGATCGAGCTGGAGAAGACGGTCGTCGAAGGCGCGGGAGCGGTGCCGCTCGCCGCGATGATGGCGGGGTTGTTGCCCAAACTTCGCGGTCGCAAGGTCGCGCTGGTCGTGGGCGGCGGCAACATCGACCCGGCAGTGCTGAGTCGCGTCATCGAAATCGGCTTGGTGCACGATGGCCGGCTCACGCGTTTCGCAGCGGTGATCAGCGATCGGCCCGGCGGGTTGGCCGAATTGAGCCGGGTGATCGCCTCGGCCGGCGCGAGCATCAAGGACATCGCCCACGACCGCGCCTTCAGCGGACCGGACGTGAGCGCGGTCCGCGCGGTGTGTACGGTGGAAACGCGCGATCGGGCCCACATCACGACACTGCACCGGGCACTGCGGAAGCATGGCTTCTCGCTGGAAATTTCTCGGTAA
- a CDS encoding hybrid sensor histidine kinase/response regulator yields MSAVDRETPAARILVVDDQETNLRVLGDMLAHLGYDIVPALDGEQALRRLSSRPVDLILLDVLMPGLDGFEVCRRIRSNVAWIDIPIIFLSAADDKSLIVRALESGGVDYITKPFNAAELLSRVRTHLALKTARDRLRQLAEDKDELLGILAHDLKNHLGGMLMSVQLLNEKAKSINDSRFQRMGANILRATDQMLSFVKEFLANSEVDHGRPMKFQPVLLQDVAAAVVQRHAEHAQRKDIALLHEQQEEGPLVEADRAALEQVLDNLVSNALKFSPSGKTVRVVVGQTPDGRGEVRVADEGPGFTEQDKQQIFRRYRRLSARPTGGEPSTGLGLSIVKKLMQDMRGDLRLESTPDHGATFLLTFNPAPVPA; encoded by the coding sequence GTGAGCGCCGTAGACCGCGAAACCCCCGCCGCCCGCATCCTCGTCGTCGACGACCAGGAGACCAATCTGCGTGTGCTGGGCGACATGCTGGCCCATCTCGGCTACGACATCGTGCCCGCCCTGGACGGCGAGCAGGCGCTCCGCCGGCTCAGCTCGCGACCGGTCGACCTGATCCTGCTCGACGTGCTGATGCCGGGGCTCGACGGCTTCGAAGTGTGCCGGCGGATCCGCTCGAACGTCGCGTGGATCGACATCCCGATCATCTTTCTCTCCGCGGCGGACGACAAATCGCTCATCGTGCGCGCGCTCGAGAGCGGCGGCGTGGATTACATCACGAAACCGTTCAACGCGGCCGAGCTGTTGTCACGCGTGCGCACGCATCTGGCGCTCAAGACCGCCCGCGACCGGCTGCGGCAGCTCGCGGAGGACAAGGACGAGTTGCTCGGCATTCTCGCGCACGACCTGAAAAACCACTTGGGCGGGATGCTGATGAGCGTGCAGCTGCTGAATGAGAAGGCGAAGTCGATCAACGATTCGCGGTTTCAGCGGATGGGCGCGAACATCCTGCGCGCGACCGACCAGATGCTGTCGTTCGTAAAGGAGTTTCTGGCCAACTCCGAGGTCGATCATGGCCGGCCGATGAAATTTCAGCCCGTGCTGCTCCAGGACGTCGCGGCCGCGGTGGTGCAGCGGCATGCCGAGCACGCGCAGCGGAAGGACATCGCGCTGTTGCACGAGCAACAGGAGGAGGGCCCGCTGGTGGAGGCCGACCGTGCCGCGCTGGAGCAGGTGTTGGACAACCTCGTGTCGAACGCGCTGAAATTTTCCCCATCCGGCAAGACGGTGCGGGTGGTCGTGGGCCAGACGCCGGACGGTCGCGGCGAGGTCCGCGTCGCCGACGAGGGACCGGGGTTCACCGAGCAGGACAAGCAGCAGATCTTCCGGCGGTACCGCCGGCTGAGCGCGCGGCCGACGGGCGGCGAGCCATCGACCGGGCTGGGCTTGAGCATTGTGAAAAAACTGATGCAGGACATGCGCGGCGACCTGCGGCTCGAAAGCACGCCGGACCACGGCGCCACGTTTTTGCTCACGTTCAACCCGGCGCCGGTGCCAGCATAA